In Bacillus sp. KH172YL63, one genomic interval encodes:
- a CDS encoding HD domain-containing protein has product MLAEMMHFLKEVDQLKSVDRRTYITDGSRRENSGEHSWHVCVMAMTLFDMYERKDETDLFKALKMLLLHDIVEIDAGDTYAFDSEGYEDKEERERFAADRIFGLLPAKIRDEYRSLWDEFEEGKSNEALYAMIIDHIQPLLLNVSTEGKSWMEHQIKAEQVLKRNRWVKDISPDIYAQIKEWVNQGVKEGWLGEG; this is encoded by the coding sequence ATGTTAGCTGAAATGATGCACTTTTTGAAAGAAGTGGATCAACTGAAATCAGTTGATCGGAGAACGTATATTACAGATGGGAGTCGCCGTGAAAACAGCGGTGAGCATTCATGGCACGTCTGTGTCATGGCCATGACGCTTTTTGATATGTATGAAAGGAAGGATGAAACAGATTTATTCAAAGCTCTGAAAATGCTGCTGCTTCATGATATCGTCGAAATCGATGCAGGGGATACATATGCCTTTGATTCCGAGGGCTATGAAGACAAGGAGGAACGTGAAAGATTTGCGGCAGATCGCATCTTTGGCTTGCTCCCGGCGAAAATCAGGGATGAATACCGCTCACTGTGGGATGAATTCGAAGAGGGTAAATCGAACGAAGCTCTTTATGCCATGATCATCGATCACATCCAGCCCCTGCTTTTAAATGTATCAACGGAAGGGAAATCGTGGATGGAGCATCAAATCAAAGCAGAGCAGGTATTAAAGAGAAACAGATGGGTGAAGGATATTTCCCCTGATATTTATGCCCAAATCAAGGAATGGGTGAATCAAGGAGTTAAAGAAGGTTGGCTGGGGGAGGGATAA
- the queC gene encoding 7-cyano-7-deazaguanine synthase QueC encodes MNTEKALVVFSGGQDSTTCLFWAKQQFKDVDAVTFNYGQRHVAELDCAKEIAEDLNVAHHVLDMSLLNQLAPSALTRDEEITQEEGELPSTFVPGRNLLFLSFAGILAKQIGAKHIVTGVCETDFSGYPDCRDIFVKSLNVSLNLSMDDQFVIHTPLMWIDKAQTWEMADQLGAFEYVQENTLTCYNGIKGSGCGECPACELRQRGLDEYVKDKRGGDKA; translated from the coding sequence ATGAACACAGAGAAAGCGTTAGTCGTATTTAGCGGAGGCCAAGATAGTACAACGTGTTTATTTTGGGCGAAGCAGCAATTTAAAGATGTAGATGCAGTGACATTCAACTATGGTCAGAGACATGTTGCAGAATTGGACTGTGCAAAGGAGATTGCAGAAGATCTCAATGTCGCTCACCATGTATTAGATATGAGTTTATTGAATCAACTGGCACCAAGTGCATTGACCAGGGACGAAGAAATCACCCAGGAAGAGGGGGAATTACCGTCCACTTTTGTTCCCGGGAGAAACCTATTGTTCCTGTCATTTGCAGGTATTCTCGCAAAGCAAATCGGGGCAAAGCATATAGTGACAGGCGTGTGCGAAACGGATTTCAGCGGTTATCCTGATTGCAGGGATATCTTCGTGAAATCATTGAATGTCAGCCTCAACCTGTCGATGGATGATCAATTTGTCATTCACACACCGCTTATGTGGATCGATAAAGCCCAAACGTGGGAAATGGCAGATCAATTGGGCGCATTTGAATACGTGCAGGAGAATACCCTTACATGCTACAACGGCATCAAAGGCAGCGGATGCGGCGAATGCCCGGCATGTGAGCTCAGACAACGTGGCCTGGACGAATATGTAAAGGATAAAAGAGGGGGAGACAAAGCATGA
- the queD gene encoding 6-carboxytetrahydropterin synthase QueD, producing MIQQIYPTPDHPYEFELNKDMHFAAAHYIPHPDAGSCQEVHGHTYFANITIAGDLLDDSGFLINFQHIKKLIHKRFDHKVLNDDAAFAEKGPMSFPTTEVMAKVIWEIIQDHLNTLPHGPQCLQVFLRETPTSYVIYRPKGKK from the coding sequence ATGATTCAGCAAATTTACCCGACTCCCGATCATCCTTATGAATTTGAATTGAACAAAGATATGCATTTTGCTGCAGCTCATTATATTCCCCATCCTGATGCCGGGAGCTGTCAGGAAGTGCATGGGCATACGTATTTTGCAAATATTACGATCGCAGGGGACCTCCTCGATGATTCCGGTTTTCTGATTAATTTTCAGCACATCAAGAAATTGATCCATAAGAGATTTGATCATAAAGTGCTCAATGATGATGCGGCTTTTGCTGAAAAGGGACCCATGTCATTTCCAACAACCGAAGTGATGGCAAAAGTAATCTGGGAAATCATCCAGGATCATTTGAATACTCTTCCTCATGGCCCGCAATGCCTGCAGGTGTTCTTAAGAGAAACCCCGACCAGCTATGTGATTTATAGACCGAAGGGGAAGAAATGA
- the queE gene encoding 7-carboxy-7-deazaguanine synthase QueE produces MMKKIPVLEVFGPTIQGEGMVIGRKTMFVRTAGCDYSCSWCDSAFTWDGSAKDDIVLMTAAEVWERLKEIGGSRFSHVTISGGNPALLAGLHELIAIFKENGIESALETQGSRWQDWFYDIDDLTISPKPPSSGMETDFGKLDSIVHRLQENGSQFSLKVVVFDETDLEYATYVHKRYPSVPFYIQTGNPAVSEGDTGKLVSSLLTDYERLIEKVCDNEDLNHVRVLPQLHTLVWGNMRGV; encoded by the coding sequence ATGATGAAGAAGATACCAGTATTAGAAGTGTTCGGTCCAACGATTCAGGGAGAAGGAATGGTCATCGGCCGGAAAACGATGTTTGTCAGGACCGCAGGATGTGATTACAGCTGCTCATGGTGTGATTCAGCGTTCACGTGGGACGGTTCTGCCAAAGATGATATCGTGCTTATGACTGCTGCAGAAGTGTGGGAAAGGTTGAAGGAAATCGGAGGAAGCCGATTTTCCCATGTCACGATCTCAGGAGGAAACCCAGCACTGCTGGCAGGGCTTCACGAACTGATCGCGATCTTCAAGGAAAACGGAATTGAGTCTGCCCTTGAAACCCAGGGTAGCCGCTGGCAGGACTGGTTCTATGACATCGATGACCTGACGATCTCCCCTAAACCTCCAAGCTCCGGTATGGAGACGGACTTCGGGAAGCTCGATTCCATCGTTCACAGGCTTCAGGAAAACGGATCTCAGTTCAGTTTGAAAGTCGTGGTATTTGATGAAACAGACCTGGAATATGCGACGTATGTGCATAAACGCTACCCTTCTGTTCCATTTTATATTCAGACGGGAAACCCTGCTGTATCTGAAGGAGATACAGGGAAGCTCGTTTCTTCCCTTTTAACCGACTATGAAAGACTCATTGAGAAAGTATGTGACAATGAGGATTTGAATCATGTAAGGGTACTGCCCCAATTACACACACTTGTATGGGGAAACATGCGAGGCGTATAG
- a CDS encoding chemotaxis protein has protein sequence MNHTNGILLESGTNELEIVEFEVQHNKFGINVIKVKEIIQPKTVIPVPHSHPYVKGLIQLRGEVLPVVDMARVLGVKEEETATSKYIVSEFNQQKVIFHVHNVTQIHRISWDQIDKPSEVYTGVHSGIIGVIKQQESMILLLDFESIMLEINPETGIRVEQVKKLGPRERSNKKIVAAEDSPLLRKLLNDTLKEAGYEDVEFFENGADAFRYLESVAEESGDIKDSVQLVLTDIEMPQMDGHHLTKRIKSHPKLQALPVIIFSSLITNDLKHKGEMVGAEDQISKPEIAELILKIDQHIL, from the coding sequence TTGAATCATACTAATGGAATTCTGCTTGAAAGTGGAACAAATGAACTGGAAATCGTGGAATTTGAAGTTCAGCATAATAAATTTGGGATCAATGTCATCAAAGTGAAAGAAATTATCCAACCGAAAACGGTCATTCCGGTCCCTCATTCCCATCCTTATGTAAAGGGGCTCATTCAATTGAGGGGGGAAGTCCTCCCGGTTGTGGATATGGCAAGGGTACTAGGGGTGAAGGAAGAAGAAACAGCGACTTCAAAATATATCGTTTCTGAATTCAACCAGCAGAAAGTCATCTTTCATGTACATAACGTCACTCAGATCCACCGTATATCATGGGATCAAATCGATAAGCCCTCAGAGGTGTATACGGGTGTGCATTCAGGGATCATCGGTGTCATAAAACAACAGGAATCGATGATTCTTTTGCTTGATTTCGAAAGCATCATGCTTGAAATCAATCCAGAGACGGGAATCCGGGTCGAACAGGTGAAGAAGCTCGGACCAAGAGAAAGAAGCAACAAGAAGATCGTTGCAGCCGAAGATTCTCCCCTGCTGAGAAAGCTGTTGAACGATACGTTAAAGGAAGCGGGATATGAAGATGTGGAGTTTTTCGAAAACGGGGCTGATGCTTTCCGCTATTTAGAATCGGTGGCGGAAGAATCCGGGGACATCAAGGATTCAGTACAGCTTGTATTGACGGATATTGAAATGCCGCAGATGGATGGACATCATCTGACGAAACGGATCAAGAGCCACCCTAAGCTTCAGGCTCTTCCAGTCATCATCTTTTCATCTCTGATCACAAATGATCTGAAGCATAAAGGGGAAATGGTGGGAGCGGAAGATCAAATCAGCAAGCCTGAAATCGCAGAGCTGATTTTGAAAATTGACCAGCATATCCTTTAG
- a CDS encoding YkyB family protein, producing the protein MRNTSKSTPISTSVNTLSQAIFTVNRHAKTAGNPKYLYTLKKRALVKMIQEGKARKVGLHFSNNPKFSQQQSDVLIDCGDYTFHLPPSKEDFKALPHLGSLDQRSRNPKCKMPLQQAKGILEQYTGLSDRNDRTRKPEKPQYQKPVFKKLGDSFF; encoded by the coding sequence TTGAGAAACACTAGTAAATCCACCCCTATCTCCACATCCGTAAATACCCTCTCTCAAGCTATTTTCACTGTAAACAGACATGCGAAAACGGCAGGAAACCCAAAATACTTATATACATTAAAAAAGCGGGCACTTGTGAAAATGATCCAGGAAGGCAAGGCCAGGAAAGTGGGACTGCACTTTTCCAACAACCCTAAATTCAGCCAGCAGCAATCCGACGTATTAATCGATTGCGGAGATTACACTTTTCATCTCCCACCCTCCAAAGAGGATTTTAAAGCGCTGCCTCACCTGGGTTCTCTCGATCAGCGATCAAGAAACCCAAAATGCAAAATGCCCCTTCAACAGGCCAAAGGAATCCTGGAACAATACACCGGTTTGTCTGACCGAAATGACCGGACCCGGAAACCGGAAAAGCCCCAATACCAAAAACCAGTCTTCAAAAAATTGGGAGACAGCTTCTTTTGA